The sequence below is a genomic window from Dyadobacter chenwenxiniae.
ATATGCATTGAATGGGCCATTTTGTATATTGATATAATACTTTTTTCGTCCATTTTCGAACAATGAAGAGCAGTGACGGACGTTTTTCTAGGCAAAATCGCCGTACGTTTTGTAGTAGCGGCAGTTCTAATATTTAATTGACCAAATCACTGTTTTCCACGTGCCCCTATGTAAGCATCAAGGACAAGTTTGCTAATCCCTAGCATCTCACATATTTTTTGACTGACGTTTTTTTAGCTTTTTAAAGCTGAACGACCATTTGTAGTTTATCCACATTAAGTGTTATAGGTACCCTCTTGATCTGCCCGGTATGGACACAACCCTATCAAAGTTCGCCTTAGATCAGCCTTCAATCAACTATGAGTTGAGTGAACCGTGCAAATATCGGAAGGCATTTTCAAAAAAGTTTGATGACGCTAGCAACCCTCAAAGTAATTTCTGTGCTATTATGACTTGCTCGCGGGGCTTATGAAGCTTGCCCTGTGGTGAAAGGCGTAGCTGCCAGGTTACTGTTCCTTATGATGACCTCAAAGTCTTCGATGACAGCGCGCATGAGACAGCGAAATATGGCGAGCGTTGCAAACAGACTGCAACCGAAACAATGTATGTTTTTTCAAAAGTGAAGATCTAAGCATACTAGGCATACATTACATATTAACCTGGTAGCTAAACCATTTTATTGAACCAAAAACATCACTTGTAATCCAGCATGCAATGATTTTGCTTGTAAGCTTGGCCTAATACAAGTTTAATTTAACCACCGAATAATTAGCCGCCAAGTTCATATAGATAATTTTTATATGGCAGCTCTGGCAATCTCTTCTGGCTGTCGACCAAGAGGTGTATTTGCAACAAACATTTTCTTATACTCACTGCCAGCAGCAACGCCCGTTCTGCTTACCCCTCCAGTCTATGTGACGCCCGGCAAGATAGAGTTGATAGCGGCTCTCGATGAAATAACGATTTCTTTGTCGAAAATACTTGGGGCAAAAACGTTCACTGGCCGCATTAAACAACCCAGCTAATAGCGTCGTATTCGGAATGAATCGGGTATTTGCGCCGACGATGTCACAGATAACTCAGCCACCATTGCTGGCGGTGGCCTTGCTTATAGCGGTCAAATTTTTTGCAAACAGGATAAAGTGCGATAATAATGGCGATCCAAATCAGATATACGACCGGCAGGCTAAAACCGAAGCCCTTCAAATCGATCTCAAAATCGTGCTGGACTGCGGACTTCCAGCCGTAACCTGTCAACTGGGCGAGTACCATGCCCAAAATGCGGATGGTGTAAAGATGCAGGATATAATAAAAGAAAGGTACCCGGCCGAAAACGCAGAAAAAGTCAACCAATTTGCCCTTCCACTTTTCGGAATTTGCCAGAAACAGGAAGGTAAATGTAAGTGTAAACAATAAATAGCAGAGCGAAGGCGGATATTTGTTGACGTTAAAAAACGACATGAATGTCCTGTCCGTCGTATGTAAATGTATCCAGGGCACCGGATCGCAATATACGTTTGCCCATCGTATCACTATAAAAAGGAAAACGCTGCCTAGCCCTATCAGGTTAAAGAGCTTCTGCCGATATTCGGTTCTAAAAGATGACTGATAAAACTGTCCGAAATAATAACCCAAAGACATCACGGCGATCCAGGGGATGATGGGATAAACAATTGTGAGCGTAACATTTCCGCCCAGAATCTTAGTTGAATAAACCTCATGCGATATCCCCCACCAGACTGTGCTCAAATGAACGCTGTCCAGCAAATTATGCCCAGCAATCAGCAGAATTGAGATCATGAAAATCACATTTAGAGGTAAATGTATAAGTCCGGCCAGAGCAATCATACTCACGCCTAAAACCCAGATCACTGCCAGGTCTATGTTGGTGAATTCCACATTGAGGTACCAGGCGAAGGCGATGACCGTAAGCTCCATAAAAATCAGCCACAGACCACGCTTGATCAAGAGGGCAGACAAATCTGCTTTCGCCCGGTGCCTGCCCGACATATAGGCCGAAACCCCGGCCAGAAAGCTGAAAGTCGGCGCGCAGACGTGCGTCATGATGCGCGTTAGATACACGGGCAACGTTGCATGCTCGGGATTGCTGATATCAAAAAATGCGGCTGAATGGTAAAAGTAGTCGCGTGTATGGTCAAGGGCCATCAGAACCATTACAAACCCTTTCAAAAGGTCGATAGATTTTATACGGGGATTAGTTAGCGAGTTCATATAGAGCGGTTTATCTATAAAGACCTGCCTTATTAAAATATATTCATTACAACTTATTGAATGGTAAACCAAACTGCGGTAAAACCGTATTGCAGGCTTCCCTCCGTGCATTTTTGACTCTGCCGTTCGAATCAACGACTTGATCGCTGCAAGTCGAAATGCTTAAATCACAGTAGACCGATAATCTACCAGCCCGTTTTGCTAATTGAACCTAATTACATGGAAAAAACATGATTCGGATGCCTACCCTCGTGGACAGAAGTGCTTCCCATCAATCTCGACACATATGCTGTTGAAGGAGACATTACGCCATTCTACCTCAAACCACTAATCGGCATTACTGGCTGGACTGGCGAACCACTATGCAAAATTTATACAGATATGGACTTTAAAAAATTCTATTTGCGTGGTGAAGAGACTCACCGCTTATTGAGTTCTTGGGTGACCTCAACCTTAAAGCGAGATGGCGAGTATGAAATAGTCATACAAGGATTCGATGATTTCCGTAGAGCGAGCCAGCTATGCCGCCAGGTCAAAGACTAATACAGAATCTTAGCTAATGCATCTCTCACTATACGTTCTGACCTCATCACAAGAGCATATTTTCTCACCTACACACGACTATCAGTTAATATGTTCGGGTTTAGCCAAAGTGCAATCAAACGTGCACAAGAAATATTTAACTGTACTATTTCGACTTCTGACAGAGAATAAGTCATGAAAAGCGCGTGTTGGTCATATTTCATTTTAACCACCGAATTTTTAGACAGCCGCAAGCGGTTACAAAATTCGATTTAATTTAAATAAGCTGTATCGACTGACCCAGTAGGTCTCACCTTAAGGTGTCCACTGGATTATTCTAAGCAATAATCCAGTAGACAAAATCAATGATGACTATGAAATACAAAAAGACCTATTGTTGCGATCGCATTATACCCTGTGAAGAATTGTGCTTTGAAATGGAAATGGCAAATATCTCCATTGTTTTACTTCGGCCTTTAAGCAGGTTCTCCCCAACCGACCTTATTGCATATGTGGCCGGAAGCTGAAGTATTTTAGCCAGGTCTTCCGATACCAGCAGGTCAGCATCAAAATGGTTGCAAAGCCCCTGGATCCTTGCGGATGTATTGAGGACGTCGCCTGTAAAGATGATTTCTTTTTTCAGCGACCCGATCTCTCCGGCAGTAACCATTCCTGAATGCAGCCCCGCTTTGAATTCCGGCAAAAGACCGAATCTACTGTTGTACTTTTCAGCCTGATGTTCCAAAGCGCGTTTCATTGCAAAAAAGCACTCGATACTGTTATTATTTTTTAACCCGTCTTTCAGTTTCCAGCAGATGATCATCTCTTCACCGGCATATTGATAAATTGTGCCGGCATAGTCAATAACAGCTTCTGAGAGATCGAAGAAATATTCTTTTAACATCTCGAAGTAACTGACATGGCCCAGATTTTCGGCAATTGTAGTTGAAGACTTCATATCCAGGAACATAAATATCCTTTCTTCTTCAACAGGATGATGGTATTTTCCTAAAAAAAGTTACTCAGTGTACCCACTCCAATGCTTTGGCTAAATTCCGCGTAGAATTGTGTAATCACAATGATTGAAGCAATGTATACCATAATACCAATCAAAGCATAGTCGGTGAAAAACGCCCAGGCCGGAGATACCAGGTTCTTTAAAGAATATACGTTATATGTATATGCGGTGTTGATGACAGTAATAATGACAAGGAACAGGATAACAATTACCAGATAAATCAGGGATTTGAAGATGATCTTTTTAGTGAAACTCCTTTTAATAAACCACTTACTGAAATAACCGATTTCCAGAATCCCTGTCAATAGCCCCATCATCAGGCCTGACGATGGGAGTAAAAAAATGTTTCTTGCAAAATTGTAGTCAACGCCCGTAGAGGGATAATGGTCCAGGTTTCCGATAATCCCTTTTTCCAGCATGGCATAGATTAGGCTGAAAATAAACCATAATACACCAAAAGGAATGACACGGGCAACATTTCTTCTGGTTTTCGGTGACAGCATAGATCTAGACAGGTGAATTAGCTATCAAAATAACCTAAATTCTAAATATAATGAACCGGTAATTTACCATTCTGGATTACAGGATTGTTGAAAAAATCTTTCTCTTATCATTCTCATGGGAATTTCGGGTTGTTGAAATCCCTATATACTAAAAATGGCTATGACAATCACAGGTTTGGCTACGTTCGGCTGATTTGTAAAGCGGACATTTGTTATGAACAAAAATCAAAAAAAATGAAAATTGTTATAACAGGTTCTTTGGGACACATCAGCAAGCCACTTGCTAAGGAGTTGGTACAAAACGGTCACGCAGTAACTGTGATCAGCAGTAATCCTGACAAACAAAAAGATATTGAAGCGATAGGCGCAATGGCAGCCATTGGTTCAATCGAGGACGTCAGTTTTCTGGCAAAAACGTTTACCGGTGCCGACGCGGTTTACACGATGCTTCCGCCGTTTAACTTTCAGGAAAATGCCAATCTGGATGCCAGGGAAGAAGCGCGCAGGCTCACAAGCAATTATGTCGAGGCGATTCAGCAATCGGGCGTAAAAAAGGTCGTTCACCTCAGCAGTATAGGGGCTCATACCGACAAGGGAAACGGATTGCTTGCCTTCCATTTTGTAGCCGAGCAGGTTTTGAAGCAATTACCTGCAGATGTAACGATCACGTTTATGAGGCCGGTGGGTTTCTACTATAATCTGTATCAGTTTATGGATATTGTAAAAGGGGAAGGTTTTCTGAAAGGCTTTGTAGGGTTGTTCCTTACGGTTCGTCACTATGGCTTAACGGGTTTGCTGCAGGGGAAAAAGGGGCTTATTGTATCCAATTACGGCGCGGAGGACAAAATGCCCTGGGTTTCACCTATGGATATTGCAGCTGCGATCTCAGAAGAACTGACATCGGCTTTTAAAGGGCGCAAGGCACGCTATGTAGCCAGCGAAGAGCTGACCTGCAATCAAATTGCAAATATTCTTGGTACTGCCGTTGGTAAACCTTATCTGAAATGGGTAACCATCAGTGATAAACAAATGCTGGATGCGTTACTAAAATATAAAATGCCTTTAAGCCTGGCGAATGATATTACGGAAATGAATGCCAGCCAGCGTAATGGCGGGATCTTATTTGAAGATTACTACAAAAACATACCGACCATGGGCAAAGTAAAAATGAAAGATTTCGCTCAGGAATTTGCAGCCGTTTACAACTCAAAATAGGTTAGATTAGTAAAAACATGGAACCTTATCAAATTAAAACCATCAGCCGATACCATCAGGTTTTGGGGATAGCCAAGCCGGAACATCCGCTGGTGAGTGTCATCAGCATGGATGATTTCAAACCACCGGAAGGGAACAGCCGGATCAGCGTTGTATTTGATTTTTATCTCATTTCGCTGAAAAGGAATTTTGAGGGTTCGATCAAATATACCTATGGACAGCAGGCCTACGATTTTGATGAAGGTGTCATGTTTTTTATTGCTCCCAAACAGGTGTTTTCATTTGATGCCGATCAGGATTATAAAAATTCAGGCTGGATTCTGCTTGTCCACCCGGATTTTTTATGGGGCACACCGCTGGCAAAAACGATCAGGCAATATGAATTCTTTGACTATTCGGCGAATGAGGCCCTTTTTCTCTCCGAGAAAGAAGAGACAACCATTGGCGGTATTGCGCAGCTGATCAAACAGGAATATCATGCCAACATCGATAAGTTCAGCCAGGGCCTGATCGTTGCACAAATTGAGCTGTTACTCCAGTATTGTGACCGGTTTTACAACCGCCAGTTTTTGACCAGGAAAATAAGCAGCCATCAGATCCTGACCCGCGTGGAAGAAATACTCGAGGGATATTTTAACATGGATGACCCAATCCAAAAAGGATTGCCAACCGTACAAATGATTGCCGATACTTTAAATATCTCACCCACCTATTTAAGCGCATTGCTAAAAGCATTGACCGGCCAAAGTACGCAACAACACATTCACGAAAAGCTGATCGAAAAAGCCAAGGAGAAACTATCCCTCACGGACGTGTCGATCAGCGAAATCGCCTATGCGTTAGGTTTTGAACACCCACCTTCTTTCAGTAAATTATTTAAGAGTAAAACCAATCTTTCGCCCCTGGATTTTAGGGCTAGATTTAATTAACCGACATATCCATAAAATGATGATCGATCTTTTTGCTGCTCTAAAATCCAGAAATGAACCCTTGTTTTACTTTGGACTGATTTGCCTTTTAAGCGCTGTTTTAATGTTGCTGATTGCAAAATTCAGCCATGTTCAGATCAATGGGGTCAACACCTGGTATAAGCCTTTTAAATTCGCCTTGTCGATCGGTACATTTTGCTGGACGATGGGCTGGTATACCGGGTATCTTGAACTACCTGACCAGGTCAGTACATTTAGCTGGACTACCATCACACTATTGGGGTTCGAGTTGTTTTATATCACTTTTCAGGCTGCTCGTGGTCAGTTATCGCATTATAATATCAGTTCATCCCTTTATACTTCGCTTACCGCAGCCATGGCTTTTGCAGCCATGGGCGCCACTTTGTATACCGGCTATATCGGCATTTTATTTTGTACAGTTCAATTTCCCGAACTCCCAGGCTATTACCTGTGGGCTATTCGAATAGGCATATTTTTATTTGTCATATTTGCGTTTGAGGGTGCTATCATAGGTGCCAATGGTTCACATAGTGTTGGCGGTTCGGGTGATGGCGATGGTATACCGCTGCTTAACTGGAGCCGTAAATATGGCGATCTGCGTATCGCACATTTTGTGGGAATGCATGCTTTGCAGGTATTACCGCTAATGGCTTATTATTTGCTCAGGGATATTAAATTGGTTATAATTTCAGGATTAGTTTATGGGGCTTTGGCGCTCTTCTGCCTGCTACAAGCACTTAACAGCAAACCGTTATTAAGTTTTTCGCAATAATAATAATGCCAATTCCTTCCTGCTTACTTTGTAAAAAATTCTTTTTGACTTATTAAAGCTTCGTCCAGCGATTTTTGAATGTAGGATATACCTTCTATCGCATCGGAGGTAGCTGCTCGTTCGCCGATTTTAGGATCGGTAAAATCCACTTCTTCGACGCGCTCATTGATCCACCAGAGGTTGCCAAAAGGATCTAAAATCCTGCAAACTTTCTCACCAAACCACAATGTAGTAATATCAGTCACTGATTTTGCCCCAAATTCGAGCGCTTTTTGATAGGTGCTTTCAACATCATCCACATATAGATTCAGAAAACTTGGCGTTGGGGCCCAGCCTTCTCTTGCATCAAAAAGCATCACCCTGGCGTCTGCTATTTGGATTACTACGTGAATGATCACACCTGATTCATCCACAATCCTGCTATTGGGAATTTCCTCGGCTTCAAATGCTGCTGTTAAAAAGTCAATTAAACCAGCCGACGATGGCGATATGATCCATGGTGTTACCGCTGTGTAGTTATCAGGGACAACTTTGATTTGTTTGTCTTTCATGTTCTTTAATTTTATTGTTTACACAAAACTATTGCCGTCAACTGACAGCCTTATGTCAGGGGTACTAAAAAATACTACGATATTTTTCCAAATACTCCTGAAGACTGATCTTATGCGGCGTAAAGGTTTCGTCGCTGATTTCCATTTTCCTGATCCTATCAAAACGAAACAGCCTGAAATCCTGCCGGGTGCGGCACCAGGCAATGAGGTACCAGCTTTCACCCACGCGATTTATGACAGCAAAAGGTTCAATTTGACGGTTTGTAGTTTCGTCCTTAGAGGGCGAATAGTATTCAATCTTTACGATCCTGAAATTAGTTAAAGCTACTTGAACAGATGCCAAAATATCGCTGGCAATATCCTTATCCGGGCTTTCCTCAAATGCTAGCCGCTCGGAAAGTAGCAACAACTTATCCTTTGCACCACTCCGTAAAACGGATTTTATTTTTGTAATACCGTCAACATAACTTTTTGTAAGTGAAGAGTCCTTATTTAACAAAACCAGCTTCTCCGCGGTTATAAATGCATTCGCTTCCTGTTCTGTAAACATGACTGGCGGAAGCCGGTAACCTTCCATTAACGAATAACCCTTTCCTTCCGCGGTCATAATAGGCACTCCGGCTTCATCCAATGTTCTGATGTCGCGGTATACAGTCCTCACACTGACATTGAACTTTGCGGCAAGCTCCGTTGAAGTTACCAATCTCTTAGACTGTAACTGGGTCAATATAGCGATCAATCTGGAAAGCCTGGAAATATCTTTGTCTATCACAATTCTAATCGACTTATACTTAAACAAGACTAAATTTCAGTAATCTTGACAATAGCGCATAATCTGATGTTATATTTTCGGCAATAATAACCTCTTAATAAACGAATTTAATGAACTATTGAGGTCGGTATATACCTGACTATTAATTACATATAATAAAAATTACCCTTTCTTGTTAGCTCAGATGTACCACCTTTTTTGCAAACGCGGATAATTGACAAATGGGAGACAGAGCCACCGAAGCGTAACCACTGCTGGCCATGCAAAATCTAAGGGAATGTATAACCACTAAGATCCAAGCTTTTCAAGTTTGTATAAATGTATATTGCTAAGAGCTTTAACTACATCGATATCTTACATGTAGCATTTCCAACAACGCTGCTAATTGAGGTGCTGTTTCTTAAATTCAGCAGGCGTACTACCTGTCTGCTTTTTGAAAAGCCTGGTAAAATAAGGTGGATTTTCAAAGCCTAATTGATATGCTGTTCCGGCGATTGTGTTCTCAGTTCCCATCAACAGGTTTTTAGCCTCATCAATTAAAAAAATATGAATGTGCTCCAATGCTGTTTTTCCGGTTTCCTGTTTAAGCAGGTCGCTCAAATAGCGTGACGATATATTTAATTGCGACGAAACAGCGGTTACGGTCGGTAGCCCCTTCTTATTGAGTTGCCCCGTTTCAAAATAAGAAGCCAGGATCCGGTTAAATCTTGTAACGATTGGACCTGACATGTCCTTTCTGTTTATAAACTGACGCTTGTAAAAGCGCTGGACATACTTTAAAATTGAATCGATATGTGTGAGTATGATGTCTTTGCTAAACTCATCCGCATTGTTTTTGTACTCGAATGAAATTTTATCATACAACTCCCAGATAATCTTTTCCTCAGTGGGCGAAAGATGGAGCGCCTCATTGGTTTCATAGTCGAAAAAGCCGTATTGTTTTATTTCTTTGTGCAGGTTATGGCTCAGAAAATAATCCTCATGAATAAAAATTACAAAGGCATTTTCAGCCATGACCACACTGTTTATCTCCATCACCTGTCTGGGTTTTACAAACGACATGGACCCATTGTCGTGATCATATGGTGATTTCCCGTAAATAAAACTGCCCGAGGCAATTTTCTTGAGGGCAATCATATAGAAGTCACAAGTAAATTTACTCTGGCCGATCGAGCAGCTGTTTACATCACTGCAATGGATCAGGCTGATCATAGGATGTTCGGGCGGCATAAAATTGCTGTCCTGGTGAAGCTGTGAAATGGTCTTGTAATGTTTCATATCGCTTGTTTTAAGGAAATTACAGAATCCGGATTATGATTCAGATTCTGTAATTTCCCGAACCTTCAATTTAATTAATGACCGTGGGCTTTTGCTGATACTTCTTTCAGTGCTTCCCAGGAGGCCAGCTTTTCACCATAGGTGTATTGCGTCCATGGATAGGCCAATTTACCCAGCATCAACCTGAGGGGAGGGTTTTCAGCATCCACAATATACAGGATAGCTTCAACCGTAGCATTGGGATCACCAATATTCTCAGGCTTGATTCCCTCACCGGACCTAAAATCTGCTGTCACCTTTGCATACGCATCAATAGATTGGCTTTCGACCGCAGAAGATCCGAAAAATTCTGTTTTGAACGAATTCGGTTCAATCAGCGTGACGTGTATACCAAAATCTTTGACTTCTGCCAGTAACGCTTCGCTAAATCCTTCTACGGCAAATTTGGTTGCAGAGTATAACCCCATCGTTGGTAAGGTATTGATTCCCATCACACTTGAGAGCTGGATAAGATGTCCTTTGCCCTGTTCTCTGAAAATGGGAAGGATTGCCTGCGTGACCCAGAGCGTTCCAAATACATTCACTTCAAAGAGCGCTCTTGCCTCTTCTTCACTGTTTTCCTCAACAGCCCCAAATAAACAATATCCGGCGTTGTTGATGACTACATCTATAGTACCAAAATGTTCCTTGGCCAGGTTAACTGCTGTGATAACTTCTGCCTTGTTGGTGATATCAAGCTCGATCGGTAGCAGCGCAGTACCATACTGGTTTGAAAGGTACGCCAACTGCCCGATATCTCTTGATGTTGCAATCACATTGTCACCTCTTTCCAAAAACGCCTGGGCCCAGATCTTCCCAAATCCACGTGATGCACCGGTAATAAAGATTGTCCTTTTCATTATTTTTTTGTTTTAAATTGATAGGACAAAATTAGTGTGGCGGTACCTTCCTGGCTTTATACAGAAGTAGGATATGCTGATACGTTTTAACGTTCGAATCTGAAAGTGATGGACATATGCAGACTTTAGCCGAATTTATATAACCGGGTTTTCGATTGATATTATGAAACCGCAGCCATGTAGATCAAGAAATTTTTCTTCATCGGGCCTGATCAGTTCCAGATAAGGTTTAGCGTTGAAAACTTTTCCAATGGATTCCACTTCATCAAACCAAAGCTCTGTGATCCCATCATACTGCGGAGCCGGCAATCCCGGCATTGTTACATCCAGTGAATAGCATTGTACATAGCGCCGGACATTTTCTTTGACCTCCGCCAGAGAAGCGAACAATGGTGCATGATTGTTTTTGTGGTACCAGACGAAATCTTCGTGGATGATATTCTCATGCCTGCGAAGTAAAATAGTGAATTTGATCATGTTAAGGATGCTTATTTGATTTGTGTTTAAAATGAGGTTCTTAATACTTTATCTTCTCACGCATCACGTAAGAAGATATGGCTAATAACAAGCTTCTGGAAGGGGTAATGCTTGTTCCAAAAGCCATCAAACCGTTCAGCAGGCCGGGTGTTATATTTAATTTACCCGAAAGCATTCCCTCGTATCCTGCTTTGGCAACTTTGGCTGCATCAAGCTGGCTCCCCTGCGCGAAAGCAGAAGTTGCCATGCCTGCCCGGTCAACAAAACCGGTTTTGGTTACGCCCGGGCTGCTTTTGATTGTGTAATTGAACTCACTTCATTGGAAGAAGAATATTTTTTATCCCTACTGGAATACAAAAACATTAAACGAGGAGGACTTCTGCTAGAGGCAGGAAGAATTTCAAAAGTACTTAGCTTTGTCACTAAAGGTTGCCTTCGGACTTTTTCCACACAAGAAAATGGTATTGAACATATTCTGACATTTGCACCGGAAAATTGGTGGTGCTCAGATACCCTAAGTTTCAATACCAATGCGGCTGCGAATTATAGTATTGATGCATTGGAAGATACTGAAATGCTTCAAATCACACGGGATAAGATTGAAGTCCTTTATGAGAAGGTGCCCAAATTTGAAAGGTTTTTCCGCATACTTTTCCAAAATGGTTTTATCATGCAGCAACAGCGCATTAGCTCCGAATTGGAATTGACAGCTCATCAGAAATATCTAAAATTCGAGCAGCTCTACCCGGGTCTGGAAAAAAGAATCGCCCAAAACTACATTGCCTCTTACTTGGGCATCACGCCGGTTTTTTTGAGCATGCTGCGTAAAAGGAAGTAAGTATTTATTAAACTGGTTTAATTTCTGCCCGGATTTTAAACGGGTAATTTGTGATCAACAAATTATCTACAATATGGAAAATTCAGAAATTGAAGGCCTTATAATCGATCGCACGTCGATATACAAAAATATTCTGGATCCTAAATTTGGGCAATATCACGCCCTTGACCCAAGCGATATCCCTGTTTTAGCTTTGATGAAAGAGGCAGTTGCCGGTTTCAAAGACAACACAGGTCAGCCGGTAAACGAAGCGAGGCTCCTCTATGACCAGTTTATTGAACAAATAATCCCAGCTCCTGAAATATCTTATTTAGAAGAGCAGGTTGGTGGTGTAAATGGATGGTGGTGCTTGCCGGATAATGTTATCTTAGGGTCTGCAATCCTATATTTTTATGGTGGCGCCTATAACCTTGGTTCGGCTTTCTCTTATAGAAATTTTGTAAGCCACATTGCCAGGATTTCAAAAATACCCGTTTTTATTCCTCAATACAGGTTAGCTCCGGAAAATCCTTTTCCTGCTGCAGTGGAAGACGGACAATTTTGTTACAATGGGCTTCTGGAAAAAGGATACGACAAAATTTCAATCGTTGGAGATTCCGCAGGGGGCGGGCTGGCCTTAGTTACATTGGCATGGGCAACCCGTAATGCAGTCTTGGGGATATGTCTGAAACCTATATCAGCAGTCGCAATTTCTCCATGGACAGATCTTGGTTTTGAGTCCCCGAGTCTGAAATCAAACGGAGAAGTCGACATACTGCTTTCGGAAAAGTCGCTTAGAGGTAATGCTGAGCGTTATGTGAATAATGAAGACAGTAAAAATCCCCGGATTTCGCCAGTATATGGAAATCTTGATGGGTTACCACCAATACAGATACATGTCGGAGAAGCTGAAATTTTACTTGATGATTCTTTGAGATACGCCAATCAGGCTAGTAAATGTGGAGTAGAAACAGCTATTCATGTATGGGAAGGAATGCCACATGTTTTTCCCGCCAACGTCAATCAATTAGTTGCTGCGAAAGAAGCTTTGGCTTTAATGGGAGATTTTTTAATTAAAATGAATACCTAAGCTGCAACTTTAAAAACACAATTTATCAAATGATAATTATCTGGTACGGCCAATGGCCTTGCTTACACCAATCCGGAAAGAACATTGTACGATGTATATGACCTGGAAGCGTTGTTCCCACCCCTTACCGATGAGCGGGGCGTCATCTCCTTCGTCGAAGACCCGGATGGGTCGTGGTGGCTGGGCACATCTATACGGGGGCTGTTGCACTACGTACCAGCGACTAACCGGCTCGATGTCTATCGACTGCCCAACAAAACAAGTCAATACCCTTGGGGAATGCCTGTTACGGGTATAGAACAGCACGAGAATGAGCTGCTGATAGGATCCGCAAAAGCAATTTATCGATTTAATACACTGACGCACCAATTCAAGGCGATAGAGTTGCCCCCAGCGGCGAAGTTGGTTGAGCTTCGAACATTTCGGCTTGTTGGCAATCAGTATTGGGCTTTTGGTGATGGCAAACAGGCGTTCGGCTACGACCTGGCCCGACAGCAGTGGAAAACTTACCAAATTCGGTCGACAAGTACCGATCCTCGATTTCTGGTACGTCAAACCCTGCTCGACAGGCGAGGCAATTTCTGGCTGGACATTTTCCCCGAAGGATTTGCGCGGTTCTCTCAGCAGCGAAAAGAATTTATTGTTACCGATACTCACCAAGCTGATTATGAAATTACGCTAAATTCACTAACGGAAGACCGGGACGGCTCCTTTTTGATGGCAACAGATATGAGTGGGTTGGTAACCTACGACCCGGTGCGCCGTCAGGATACAGTCCGGGGCGAAAACGACGCCATGACAATGAGTCAAAGCACGG
It includes:
- a CDS encoding NAD(P)H-binding protein, which encodes MKIVITGSLGHISKPLAKELVQNGHAVTVISSNPDKQKDIEAIGAMAAIGSIEDVSFLAKTFTGADAVYTMLPPFNFQENANLDAREEARRLTSNYVEAIQQSGVKKVVHLSSIGAHTDKGNGLLAFHFVAEQVLKQLPADVTITFMRPVGFYYNLYQFMDIVKGEGFLKGFVGLFLTVRHYGLTGLLQGKKGLIVSNYGAEDKMPWVSPMDIAAAISEELTSAFKGRKARYVASEELTCNQIANILGTAVGKPYLKWVTISDKQMLDALLKYKMPLSLANDITEMNASQRNGGILFEDYYKNIPTMGKVKMKDFAQEFAAVYNSK
- a CDS encoding adenylate/guanylate cyclase domain-containing protein, which encodes MKSSTTIAENLGHVSYFEMLKEYFFDLSEAVIDYAGTIYQYAGEEMIICWKLKDGLKNNNSIECFFAMKRALEHQAEKYNSRFGLLPEFKAGLHSGMVTAGEIGSLKKEIIFTGDVLNTSARIQGLCNHFDADLLVSEDLAKILQLPATYAIRSVGENLLKGRSKTMEIFAISISKHNSSQGIMRSQQ
- a CDS encoding VOC family protein, producing MKDKQIKVVPDNYTAVTPWIISPSSAGLIDFLTAAFEAEEIPNSRIVDESGVIIHVVIQIADARVMLFDAREGWAPTPSFLNLYVDDVESTYQKALEFGAKSVTDITTLWFGEKVCRILDPFGNLWWINERVEEVDFTDPKIGERAATSDAIEGISYIQKSLDEALISQKEFFTK
- a CDS encoding DUF1624 domain-containing protein produces the protein MNSLTNPRIKSIDLLKGFVMVLMALDHTRDYFYHSAAFFDISNPEHATLPVYLTRIMTHVCAPTFSFLAGVSAYMSGRHRAKADLSALLIKRGLWLIFMELTVIAFAWYLNVEFTNIDLAVIWVLGVSMIALAGLIHLPLNVIFMISILLIAGHNLLDSVHLSTVWWGISHEVYSTKILGGNVTLTIVYPIIPWIAVMSLGYYFGQFYQSSFRTEYRQKLFNLIGLGSVFLFIVIRWANVYCDPVPWIHLHTTDRTFMSFFNVNKYPPSLCYLLFTLTFTFLFLANSEKWKGKLVDFFCVFGRVPFFYYILHLYTIRILGMVLAQLTGYGWKSAVQHDFEIDLKGFGFSLPVVYLIWIAIIIALYPVCKKFDRYKQGHRQQWWLSYL
- a CDS encoding helix-turn-helix domain-containing protein is translated as MEPYQIKTISRYHQVLGIAKPEHPLVSVISMDDFKPPEGNSRISVVFDFYLISLKRNFEGSIKYTYGQQAYDFDEGVMFFIAPKQVFSFDADQDYKNSGWILLVHPDFLWGTPLAKTIRQYEFFDYSANEALFLSEKEETTIGGIAQLIKQEYHANIDKFSQGLIVAQIELLLQYCDRFYNRQFLTRKISSHQILTRVEEILEGYFNMDDPIQKGLPTVQMIADTLNISPTYLSALLKALTGQSTQQHIHEKLIEKAKEKLSLTDVSISEIAYALGFEHPPSFSKLFKSKTNLSPLDFRARFN
- a CDS encoding helix-turn-helix transcriptional regulator — encoded protein: MIDKDISRLSRLIAILTQLQSKRLVTSTELAAKFNVSVRTVYRDIRTLDEAGVPIMTAEGKGYSLMEGYRLPPVMFTEQEANAFITAEKLVLLNKDSSLTKSYVDGITKIKSVLRSGAKDKLLLLSERLAFEESPDKDIASDILASVQVALTNFRIVKIEYYSPSKDETTNRQIEPFAVINRVGESWYLIAWCRTRQDFRLFRFDRIRKMEISDETFTPHKISLQEYLEKYRSIF